The Vicia villosa cultivar HV-30 ecotype Madison, WI linkage group LG1, Vvil1.0, whole genome shotgun sequence genome includes a region encoding these proteins:
- the LOC131604907 gene encoding transcription factor bHLH47-like — protein MGSESIAPMAETSKNRSSPCKMNQGKVPKRIHKAEREKMKREHLNELFLDLANALDLNDPNSGKASILSEASKLLKDLLCQIQSLKKENVTLLSESQYVSVEKNELKEENSSLETQIEKLQGEIKARIAHSKPDLNAPPQMELELPEQTKFAGYGLQMPTVEPSLQQGPTVVVVPFRPDLQAAFPAPNVTDLMPNPTPVISKPHARYPTPADSWPLQLLGEQPTSN, from the exons ATGGGATCAGAGAGTATTGCTCCGATGGCTGAGACATCAAAAAACAG GTCTTCTCCTTGTAAAATGAACCAAGGGAAAGTCCCCAAGAGAATTCACAAGGCTGAAAGAGAGAAAATGAAACGTGAACACTTGAACGAACTCTTTCTTGATCTTGCCAATGCTCTTG ATCTCAATGATCCAAACAGTGGAAAGGCTTCTATATTGTCTGAAGCTTCTAAGCTGCTAAAGGACTTGCTCTGTCAGATTCAGTCTCTCAAGAAGGAGAACGTCACTTTGTTGTCTGAATCTCAATAT GTGAGTGTGGAGAAAAATGAACTGAAGGAAGAGAATAGTAGCCTAGAAACTCAAATCGAGAAGCTTCAAGGAGAGATAAAGGCAAGGATAGCTCATTCTAAACCTGACCTGAATGCACCTCCTCAAATGGAGCTTGAGCTGCCAGAGCAGACAAAATTTGCAGGATATGGTCTCCAAATGCCTACCGTAGAACCTTCATTGCAGCAAGGACCTACTGTTGTGGTTGTTCCTTTTCGTCCTGATCTTCAAGCTGCTTTTCCAGCCCCTAACGTTACGGATCTCATGCCAAACCCTACACCTGTCATCAGTAAACCACATGCTAGATATCCCACACCAGCAGATTCGTGGCCATTGCAACTGCTTGGAGAGCAACCAACTTCTAATTAA